The Ancylobacter sp. WKF20 genome contains a region encoding:
- a CDS encoding lipid II flippase MurJ, whose product MALLRRASTVASLTLASRLLGFARDAGVAALFGTGVVADASVAGLSLAQLARRLLGEGALNAAVLPALTPVDGAERPRRAGAAVLIFAGAGLALASVLAVFMPQVIAVLAPGFPDDGARETGAVLAGRLTVLGVPLALTAGTLAALANAGGALARPAMAPAAGNVAVLALLGLLWLSGAHAMAMETALVWLSAGVMAGAVTQLVLIFLAVPRGTLALPSRAALASALPMLAAAGPSLLAAGLPQLRFLIAAAAASGIPGGIAALFYATRLVELPLGLIGASAGAVLLPALAARGGVGEEIGDQTGAQTGALGVEAALALSLPAALGLAVLAHPIVIVLFQRGAFDPAAAELTAQALALLALTLPLQAAEKVLAAIAFAAGFGRDVTRAALIGLPVGALTGFLAAGPLGLAGPALGVLAASAVSLGALAGSLIRRGLLRLPGANRRRLIGLLAAGLLMAGAVWAARLPLEGMLGGGGLHAVAALAALVLAGMLAYGAGAVLFGGLSPAALKAGLRTR is encoded by the coding sequence ATGGCCCTCCTGCGTCGCGCCTCCACCGTCGCCTCCCTCACCCTCGCCTCGCGGCTGCTGGGCTTTGCCCGCGACGCCGGGGTGGCGGCGCTGTTCGGCACCGGCGTGGTGGCGGATGCCTCGGTCGCCGGCCTGTCGCTGGCGCAGCTCGCCCGGCGCCTGCTCGGTGAGGGCGCGCTCAACGCCGCCGTGCTGCCGGCCCTGACCCCGGTGGATGGCGCGGAACGCCCCCGGCGGGCGGGTGCGGCGGTGCTGATCTTCGCAGGTGCTGGCCTCGCCCTCGCGAGCGTGCTGGCGGTGTTCATGCCGCAGGTGATCGCCGTGCTGGCGCCGGGCTTTCCCGATGACGGCGCGCGGGAGACCGGCGCGGTGCTCGCCGGCCGGCTCACCGTGCTCGGCGTGCCGCTGGCGCTCACCGCTGGCACTCTCGCCGCCCTCGCCAATGCCGGCGGGGCGCTGGCTCGCCCGGCCATGGCGCCGGCCGCCGGCAATGTCGCGGTGCTCGCCTTGCTCGGCCTGCTCTGGCTCTCCGGTGCCCATGCCATGGCGATGGAGACCGCGCTGGTCTGGCTCTCCGCCGGCGTTATGGCCGGGGCGGTGACACAGCTCGTGCTGATCTTCCTCGCCGTGCCGAGGGGCACGCTGGCGCTGCCCTCGCGCGCGGCGCTGGCGTCGGCGCTGCCCATGCTCGCCGCCGCAGGTCCCAGCCTGCTCGCCGCCGGCCTGCCGCAGCTGCGCTTCCTCATCGCGGCGGCGGCGGCTTCCGGCATTCCCGGCGGCATCGCCGCGCTGTTCTACGCCACGCGCCTCGTCGAGCTGCCGCTCGGGCTGATCGGCGCCAGCGCCGGGGCGGTGCTGCTGCCGGCACTCGCCGCGCGGGGCGGGGTCGGCGAGGAGATTGGCGACCAGACGGGGGCGCAGACCGGCGCCTTGGGCGTCGAGGCGGCGCTGGCGCTCTCGCTGCCGGCGGCGCTCGGCCTTGCCGTGCTCGCCCATCCCATCGTCATCGTGCTGTTCCAGCGCGGCGCCTTCGATCCCGCCGCCGCCGAATTGACCGCGCAGGCGCTGGCCCTGCTCGCCCTCACCCTGCCGCTTCAGGCGGCGGAGAAGGTGCTGGCCGCCATCGCCTTTGCTGCCGGCTTCGGGCGGGACGTGACCCGTGCCGCGCTGATCGGCCTGCCGGTCGGGGCGCTCACGGGCTTCCTCGCCGCCGGCCCGCTCGGCCTTGCCGGCCCGGCGCTCGGCGTGCTGGCAGCGAGCGCGGTGAGCCTCGGCGCGCTCGCCGGGTCGCTGATCCGGCGCGGCCTTCTGCGCCTGCCGGGGGCGAACCGGCGCCGGCTCATCGGGCTTCTCGCCGCCGGCCTCCTCATGGCGGGCGCGGTGTGGGCCGCCCGCCTGCCGCTGGAGGGAATGCTCGGGGGCGGGGGGCTTCATGCCGTGGCGGCGCTGGCCGCCCTCGTGCTCGCGGGGATGCTCGCCTATGGCGCGGGAGCGGTGCTGTTCGGTGGCCTGTCACCGGCGGCGCTCAAGGCCGGGCTGAGAACCCGTTAG
- a CDS encoding adenosine kinase, whose protein sequence is MTTQQLDVIGFGNAIVDVIARSEEAFLDRHGMRKGGMTLIDEPRAEAVYGDMGPGVEISGGSAANTMVGIASLGGRAGFIGKVRDDELGGIFAHDIRAAGVAYATPAATSGPTTARCLILVTPDGERTMNTFLGAAQDLTPGDVDAPTVAGAAVTYLEGYLWDPPAAKEAFLTAARIAHEAGRTVALTLSDAFCVGRYRAEFLELIRSGTVDLVFANEAELMSLYETDFDAALAALRKDAKRAVVTRSAKGALSVAGDDLVTVPAFPVAQVVDTTGAGDLFAAGYLHGFARGFTPEESLKLGALAAAEIISHIGARPEKNLRDLALEHGLRV, encoded by the coding sequence ATGACCACCCAGCAGCTCGACGTCATCGGTTTCGGCAATGCCATCGTCGATGTGATCGCCCGCTCCGAGGAGGCCTTCCTCGACCGCCACGGCATGCGCAAGGGCGGCATGACGCTGATCGACGAGCCGCGCGCCGAGGCGGTCTATGGCGATATGGGGCCGGGCGTGGAGATTTCCGGCGGCTCGGCCGCCAACACCATGGTCGGCATCGCCTCGCTCGGCGGGCGCGCCGGCTTCATCGGCAAGGTGCGCGACGACGAGCTGGGCGGCATCTTCGCCCATGACATCCGCGCCGCCGGCGTCGCCTATGCCACGCCCGCCGCGACCAGCGGCCCGACCACGGCGCGCTGCCTCATTCTGGTGACGCCCGATGGCGAGCGCACCATGAACACGTTTCTGGGCGCGGCGCAGGATCTGACGCCGGGCGATGTCGACGCGCCGACCGTCGCGGGCGCCGCCGTCACCTATCTCGAAGGCTATCTGTGGGATCCGCCGGCTGCGAAGGAAGCCTTCCTCACCGCCGCGCGCATCGCCCATGAGGCCGGCCGCACCGTGGCGCTGACGCTGTCCGATGCCTTCTGCGTCGGGCGCTACCGGGCCGAGTTCCTGGAGCTGATCCGCTCCGGCACGGTCGATCTGGTGTTCGCCAATGAAGCCGAGCTGATGTCGCTCTACGAGACCGATTTCGACGCCGCGCTCGCCGCCCTGCGCAAAGATGCCAAGCGCGCCGTGGTGACGCGCAGCGCCAAGGGCGCGCTCTCGGTGGCGGGCGATGATCTCGTCACCGTGCCGGCCTTCCCGGTGGCGCAGGTGGTGGACACGACCGGCGCGGGCGATCTCTTCGCCGCCGGCTATCTGCACGGCTTCGCCCGTGGCTTCACGCCCGAGGAATCGCTGAAGCTCGGCGCACTCGCCGCCGCCGAGATCATCAGCCATATCGGCGCCCGCCCGGAGAAGAACCTGCGCGACCTCGCTCTGGAGCACGGCCTGCGGGTGTGA
- a CDS encoding class I SAM-dependent methyltransferase codes for MDAALSPVAAPTVPAPIMPFDAARFQSTVAFYERYRTPYPAELIASVARHLGLRYADRVLDLGCGPGPLALAFARLGLEVTAMDPEPTMLEAVRAAAAAAGVVITTVEGSSYDLPGALPRFRMVTMGRSFHWMDRPATLAGLDRLIEPDGAVVLMGDRALWAAPDYRPMLEELGDHYAAERAAERRLRRSSAWAPHEAVLLASPFTEVERLARIVRIERSVEDIVGLALSRSGTSPAVLGDRLDAFTDELRARLDALAPEGRFEEVTEISAVVARRPGG; via the coding sequence ATGGATGCCGCTCTTTCGCCTGTCGCCGCGCCGACCGTGCCTGCCCCGATCATGCCGTTCGACGCCGCGCGGTTCCAGTCGACCGTCGCCTTCTATGAGCGCTACCGCACGCCCTACCCAGCCGAGCTGATCGCCTCCGTCGCCCGCCATCTCGGCCTGCGCTACGCCGACCGCGTGCTCGATCTCGGCTGCGGGCCCGGCCCGCTCGCCCTCGCCTTCGCCCGGCTGGGGCTGGAGGTGACCGCGATGGACCCCGAGCCGACCATGCTTGAGGCGGTGCGCGCGGCCGCGGCGGCGGCGGGTGTGGTCATCACCACGGTGGAGGGCTCATCCTATGACCTGCCGGGCGCGCTGCCGCGCTTTCGGATGGTGACCATGGGCCGCTCCTTCCACTGGATGGACCGGCCGGCCACGCTGGCCGGTCTCGACCGCCTGATCGAGCCCGATGGCGCAGTGGTGCTGATGGGCGACCGCGCCCTCTGGGCCGCGCCGGACTACCGGCCGATGCTGGAAGAACTGGGCGATCACTATGCGGCGGAGCGGGCGGCCGAGCGCCGGCTGCGCCGCTCTTCCGCCTGGGCGCCGCATGAGGCGGTGCTGCTCGCCTCGCCCTTCACTGAAGTCGAGCGCCTCGCCCGCATCGTTCGGATCGAGCGGTCGGTGGAGGATATTGTCGGGCTCGCTCTGTCGCGCTCGGGCACCTCGCCGGCCGTGCTGGGCGATCGGCTGGACGCCTTCACCGATGAATTGCGGGCGCGGCTCGACGCTCTCGCGCCGGAGGGGCGCTTCGAGGAGGTGACGGAGATCAGTGCCGTGGTGGCGCGCCGCCCGGGCGGCTGA
- a CDS encoding ActR/PrrA/RegA family redox response regulator transcription factor, with protein sequence MLDITSDAQDRSLLIVDDDRPFLQRLARAMESRGFNVTTAETVADGLASVEGSAPAYAVVDMRLGDGNGLDVISALKRRRPEARGIILTGYGNIATAVTAVKVGAVDYLAKPADADDICAALNAQGDYKPQLPENPMSADRVRWEHIQRVYELCGRNVSETARRLSMHRRTLQRILAKRAPR encoded by the coding sequence ATGCTTGATATCACCTCGGACGCGCAGGACCGCTCGCTGCTGATCGTCGACGACGATCGCCCGTTCCTGCAACGGCTCGCCCGTGCGATGGAATCGCGCGGTTTCAACGTCACCACCGCCGAGACCGTCGCCGACGGCCTCGCCAGCGTCGAAGGCTCCGCCCCGGCCTATGCCGTGGTGGATATGCGCCTCGGCGATGGCAATGGCCTCGACGTGATCTCCGCGCTGAAGCGGCGCCGGCCGGAAGCGCGCGGCATCATCCTCACCGGCTATGGCAACATCGCCACCGCCGTCACCGCCGTGAAGGTGGGCGCGGTGGATTATCTCGCCAAGCCGGCGGATGCCGACGACATCTGCGCCGCGCTCAACGCGCAGGGCGACTACAAGCCCCAGCTGCCGGAAAACCCGATGTCGGCCGACCGGGTGCGCTGGGAACACATCCAGCGGGTCTATGAGCTGTGCGGGCGCAACGTCTCGGAGACGGCCCGGCGCCTCTCCATGCACCGCCGCACGCTCCAGCGCATCCTGGCCAAACGCGCCCCGCGCTGA
- a CDS encoding ActS/PrrB/RegB family redox-sensitive histidine kinase, with product MTLSLDHPIGERFFGLRLDTLIRLRWLAISGQTLAIVVVQWLLGFTLPLGACLAVVALSAWLNLALRLRNPGARRLSDVEAAWLLAYDILQLAALLFLTGGLANPFALLFLAPVLISATALSPRTTILLGILAAICAGLVGLWQMPLPWATDGTPMAPVLPPLYLAAIWLALAIAIGFIGVHAWRVAEETRELSEALAATELVLAREQHISALDGLAAAAAHELGTPLATITVVAKELARAVPDDSPLADDIRLLREQSERCRTILRRLTSLEAGDAPFDRMPLSHILEDVVAPHRNFGIAITIAVPAPAGDEPVIARNPGLLYGLGNIVENAVDFAESAVNVIASWSETEVAVTFTDDGPGFPPELIDSIGAPYVTSRGRNRWRRDAAPEAEEETRQGLGLGVFIAKTLLERSGAELSFVNRAAPAHGASVTVRWPRAKIDISEEGDEPAPESELTEDPIPRTGL from the coding sequence ATGACGCTTTCGCTCGATCATCCCATTGGCGAACGGTTTTTCGGCCTCCGGCTGGACACGCTCATCCGCTTGCGCTGGCTGGCGATTTCCGGCCAGACGCTGGCGATCGTGGTGGTGCAATGGCTGCTCGGCTTCACCCTGCCGCTCGGCGCGTGCCTCGCCGTTGTCGCGCTCTCGGCTTGGCTGAACCTTGCATTGCGGCTGCGCAACCCTGGCGCGCGCCGGCTCTCCGATGTCGAGGCGGCCTGGCTGCTGGCCTATGACATCCTCCAGCTCGCCGCCCTGCTGTTCCTCACCGGGGGGCTGGCCAACCCCTTCGCGCTGCTCTTCCTCGCCCCGGTGCTGATCTCGGCCACCGCGCTCTCGCCGCGCACGACGATCCTGCTCGGCATCCTGGCGGCGATCTGCGCGGGCCTCGTCGGGCTGTGGCAGATGCCGCTGCCCTGGGCGACCGACGGCACGCCGATGGCGCCGGTGCTGCCCCCGCTCTACCTCGCCGCCATCTGGCTGGCGCTGGCCATCGCCATCGGCTTCATCGGCGTGCATGCCTGGCGGGTGGCGGAAGAGACGCGCGAATTGTCGGAGGCGCTGGCCGCCACCGAGCTGGTGCTGGCCCGCGAGCAGCACATTTCGGCGCTGGACGGGCTCGCCGCCGCCGCCGCGCATGAGCTGGGCACGCCGCTCGCCACCATCACCGTGGTGGCCAAGGAACTCGCCCGCGCCGTGCCCGACGACAGCCCGCTCGCCGACGATATCCGCCTGCTGCGCGAGCAATCCGAGCGCTGCCGCACCATCCTGCGCCGCCTCACCTCGCTGGAGGCGGGCGACGCGCCCTTCGACCGCATGCCGCTGTCGCACATTCTGGAAGATGTGGTCGCCCCGCACCGCAATTTCGGGATCGCCATCACCATCGCCGTGCCCGCCCCCGCCGGCGACGAGCCGGTGATCGCGCGCAATCCCGGCCTGCTCTACGGCCTCGGCAACATCGTCGAGAATGCCGTCGATTTCGCCGAGAGCGCGGTGAACGTCATCGCCAGCTGGAGCGAGACCGAAGTCGCCGTCACCTTCACCGATGACGGGCCGGGCTTCCCGCCCGAGCTGATCGATTCCATCGGCGCGCCCTATGTGACCAGCCGTGGGCGCAACCGCTGGCGGCGCGACGCCGCTCCCGAGGCCGAGGAGGAGACGCGCCAGGGGCTCGGGCTCGGCGTTTTCATCGCCAAGACGCTGCTGGAGCGCTCCGGGGCAGAGCTGAGCTTCGTCAACCGCGCCGCGCCCGCTCATGGCGCCTCGGTCACCGTGCGCTGGCCGCGCGCCAAGATCGACATTTCGGAAGAAGGGGACGAGCCCGCCCCGGAGAGCGAGTTGACGGAAGATCCGATCCCGCGCACCGGTTTGTGA
- the phaZ gene encoding polyhydroxyalkanoate depolymerase — protein sequence MAIGVFGDLTDLDEAAPPPEATLEAASAFSRPLYWMYEMGHAALDPLRMLVDANRLYYRNPANPLAHTGFGKSISAACEMFERTTRRYGKPDWGITETVVGATRVPVHIETVWERPFCRLLHFQRDFPVNPRRPQPRMLIVAPLSGHYATLLRGTVQTLLPNHDIYITDWTDARNVPMSEGRFDLDDYIDYVIDIFRHLGGGVHALAVCQPAVPVLAAVARMEEMGDPDVPASMVLMGGPIDTRESPTAVNDFAKERGIDWFRRNVITTVPWPKSGFMRQVYPGFLQLHGFMAMNFERHLQAHADMFRHLVKGDGDSAAKHREFYDEYLSVMDLPAEYYLQTLQTVFIDHALPTGQMTHRGAKVDPSKIRNVALLTIEGENDDISGVGQTRAAQTLCSGLSDDKRAHYLQPTVGHYGVFNGSRFRAEIAPRISDFVLSHNWPRKGHNAPADAPAS from the coding sequence ATGGCCATCGGCGTCTTCGGCGATCTGACGGATCTCGACGAGGCGGCCCCGCCGCCGGAGGCCACGCTGGAAGCGGCATCGGCCTTCTCGCGTCCGCTCTACTGGATGTATGAGATGGGCCATGCGGCGCTCGATCCGCTGCGCATGCTGGTGGATGCCAACCGGCTCTACTACCGCAACCCGGCCAACCCGCTCGCCCATACCGGCTTCGGCAAGTCGATCTCCGCCGCCTGCGAGATGTTCGAACGCACGACGCGGCGCTACGGCAAGCCGGACTGGGGCATCACCGAGACGGTGGTCGGCGCTACCCGCGTGCCCGTCCATATCGAGACGGTGTGGGAGCGGCCCTTCTGCCGCCTGCTGCATTTCCAGCGCGATTTCCCGGTCAATCCGCGCCGGCCGCAGCCGCGCATGCTGATCGTCGCCCCGCTCTCCGGCCATTACGCGACGCTGCTGCGTGGCACGGTGCAGACGCTGCTGCCCAATCACGACATCTACATCACCGACTGGACGGACGCCCGCAACGTGCCGATGAGCGAGGGGCGTTTCGATCTCGACGACTATATCGACTATGTCATCGACATCTTCCGCCATCTCGGCGGCGGCGTTCACGCCCTCGCCGTCTGCCAGCCGGCGGTGCCGGTGCTCGCCGCCGTGGCGCGCATGGAAGAGATGGGCGACCCGGACGTGCCGGCCTCCATGGTGCTGATGGGCGGGCCGATCGACACGCGCGAAAGCCCGACCGCGGTGAATGATTTCGCCAAGGAGCGGGGCATCGACTGGTTCCGCCGCAACGTCATCACCACCGTGCCGTGGCCTAAGAGCGGCTTCATGCGGCAGGTCTATCCCGGCTTCCTGCAGCTGCACGGCTTCATGGCGATGAATTTCGAGCGCCATCTGCAGGCCCATGCCGACATGTTCCGCCATCTGGTGAAGGGCGACGGCGATTCCGCCGCCAAGCACCGCGAGTTCTATGACGAGTACCTCTCGGTCATGGACCTGCCGGCGGAATATTATCTGCAGACGCTGCAGACCGTGTTCATCGACCATGCGCTGCCGACGGGTCAGATGACCCATCGTGGTGCGAAGGTGGACCCGTCCAAGATCCGCAATGTCGCGCTGCTCACCATCGAGGGCGAGAACGACGACATTTCCGGCGTTGGCCAGACGCGCGCGGCGCAGACGCTGTGTTCGGGCCTTTCCGACGACAAGCGCGCGCATTACCTCCAGCCGACCGTCGGCCATTATGGCGTGTTCAACGGCTCGCGCTTCCGCGCCGAGATCGCCCCGCGCATCTCCGACTTCGTGCTCTCGCACAACTGGCCGCGCAAGGGCCACAACGCGCCGGCCGACGCGCCCGCCTCGTGA
- a CDS encoding LysR family transcriptional regulator — translation MKLDGIAAFVAIAEAGSISEAARRLRLSKSVVSDRLAQLEQRLGARLVHRSTRRLSLTEDGAAFLEMASESLRGLDAAVATLAERRGTLAGPLRISAPVTLTALHIGPALYPFLRRHPQIELSIELDDRVVDAQAEGYDGVIRHGPMRDSPLTAWLLARSRRVLVASPDYLEQHGTPRDLTELNDHRGIFYTHRGLADWQFMAESGRVQVRAKVGLQVNNGMIMRDAAIAGLGITMLPLFIAGPAIRDGTLRVIEVGAEPEAEFIYVAHPEGRNPTAKLRALAECLRAAFGDPPYWEAGIEAEPAM, via the coding sequence ATGAAACTCGACGGCATCGCCGCCTTCGTCGCCATCGCCGAGGCCGGCTCGATCAGCGAGGCGGCGCGCCGGCTGCGCCTGTCGAAATCGGTGGTCAGTGATCGGCTGGCGCAGCTCGAGCAGCGTCTGGGCGCGCGCCTTGTGCATCGCTCGACCCGCCGGCTGTCGCTGACGGAGGATGGCGCGGCCTTTCTGGAGATGGCGTCGGAATCGCTGCGCGGGCTCGACGCGGCGGTCGCCACGCTGGCGGAGCGGCGCGGCACGCTGGCCGGCCCGCTGAGGATTTCCGCCCCGGTGACGCTCACCGCCCTGCATATCGGCCCGGCGCTCTACCCGTTCCTGCGCCGCCATCCGCAGATCGAGCTGAGCATCGAGCTTGATGACCGCGTGGTCGACGCGCAGGCGGAAGGCTATGACGGCGTCATCCGCCACGGGCCGATGCGCGACAGCCCGCTCACCGCCTGGCTTCTCGCCCGCAGCCGGCGCGTGCTGGTGGCCTCACCCGATTATCTGGAACAGCACGGCACGCCCCGCGACCTGACAGAACTCAATGACCATCGCGGGATTTTCTACACCCATCGCGGCCTTGCCGACTGGCAGTTCATGGCCGAGTCCGGCCGCGTGCAGGTGCGCGCCAAGGTCGGGTTGCAGGTCAATAACGGCATGATCATGCGCGACGCGGCCATCGCCGGGCTCGGCATCACCATGCTGCCGCTGTTCATCGCCGGACCCGCCATCCGCGACGGTACGCTGCGCGTGATCGAGGTCGGCGCCGAACCGGAAGCAGAATTCATCTATGTCGCGCATCCCGAGGGCCGCAATCCCACCGCCAAGCTGCGCGCGCTGGCGGAGTGCCTGCGCGCGGCCTTCGGCGATCCGCCCTATTGGGAAGCCGGGATAGAGGCCGAGCCGGCCATGTGA
- a CDS encoding SDR family oxidoreductase, translating to MSRLNGKVAIVTGASSGIGRATARLFAAEGAKVVVGARRQAELDTLVAEIAAGGGEAVALAGDVRSEDYARALVALAVERFGRLDIAFNNAGTLGEKGPSTGVSGGGWEDTLATNLTSAFFGAKHQIAQMLTTGGGSVIFTSTFVGYTTAFPGLAAYAASKSGLIGLTQALASEFGPQGVRVNAVLPGAVETEMYREANDTPEAQAFVTGLHALKRVARPEELARSVLYLASDESSFVSGTAHLVDGGLSITRT from the coding sequence ATGTCACGTCTCAATGGCAAGGTGGCGATCGTCACCGGGGCCAGCTCCGGCATTGGCCGCGCCACCGCGCGGCTGTTCGCCGCCGAGGGCGCGAAGGTCGTGGTCGGCGCCCGCCGCCAGGCGGAGCTCGACACGCTGGTCGCCGAGATCGCGGCCGGCGGCGGCGAGGCCGTGGCGCTGGCGGGCGACGTGCGCTCGGAAGACTACGCCAGGGCGCTGGTGGCGCTGGCGGTCGAGCGTTTCGGCCGGCTCGACATTGCCTTCAACAATGCCGGCACGCTGGGCGAGAAGGGGCCGAGCACCGGCGTCTCCGGTGGGGGGTGGGAGGACACGCTGGCGACCAACCTCACCAGCGCCTTTTTCGGTGCCAAGCACCAGATTGCCCAGATGCTAACGACCGGCGGCGGCTCGGTGATCTTCACCTCGACCTTTGTCGGCTACACCACGGCGTTTCCGGGCCTTGCCGCCTATGCCGCCTCGAAATCCGGGCTGATCGGCCTCACCCAGGCGCTGGCTTCCGAATTCGGCCCGCAAGGGGTGAGGGTCAATGCCGTGCTGCCTGGCGCGGTGGAGACGGAGATGTACCGCGAGGCCAATGACACGCCCGAGGCGCAAGCCTTCGTCACCGGCCTGCATGCGCTGAAGCGCGTCGCGCGCCCCGAGGAACTGGCCCGCTCGGTGCTCTATCTCGCCTCGGACGAGTCGTCCTTTGTCTCGGGCACCGCGCATCTGGTCGATGGCGGCCTGTCGATCACCCGGACCTGA
- a CDS encoding methylated-DNA--[protein]-cysteine S-methyltransferase, producing MATDTLHDLFDLTLPDPATLYRALLAREATYEGRVYVCVATTGIFCRLTCPARKPLAENCTFRPTIGECIEAGFRPCKRCHPLQPAAEADPMIAALLAALDARPAYRFGEEDITRMGYDLSTVRRAFKRHFGMTFLDMARHRRLREGFETMALGGSVIAAQQEAGFQSASAFRAAFARLIGCAPGDIAGEGRLLADWIGTPLGDMIAISSPTHLHLLEFVERRGLPAEIARLRQGVKGALGIGSTAPTEQIRAELGAYFAGRSADFATPVALDGSAFTRAVWAELRRIPAGESVSYAEIARRIGTPAAIRAVARANGANQLALIIPCHRVIGADGALTGYGGGLWRKQRLLEIEAQYRVRPQRTG from the coding sequence ATGGCGACCGACACGCTACATGATTTGTTCGACCTGACCCTGCCGGACCCGGCGACACTCTACCGGGCGCTGCTGGCGCGCGAGGCGACCTATGAGGGGCGCGTCTATGTCTGCGTCGCCACTACCGGCATTTTCTGCCGGCTGACCTGCCCGGCGCGCAAGCCGCTCGCCGAGAACTGCACCTTCCGGCCGACCATCGGAGAATGCATCGAGGCGGGGTTCCGCCCCTGCAAGAGGTGCCACCCGCTCCAGCCGGCGGCGGAAGCCGATCCGATGATCGCCGCCCTGCTCGCCGCGCTCGATGCCCGCCCGGCCTACCGCTTCGGCGAGGAGGACATCACCCGCATGGGTTATGACCTCTCCACCGTGCGGCGCGCCTTCAAGCGGCATTTCGGCATGACCTTTCTCGACATGGCCCGCCACCGGCGGCTGCGCGAGGGCTTCGAGACGATGGCGCTTGGCGGCTCGGTGATCGCCGCGCAGCAGGAGGCGGGGTTTCAGTCGGCGAGCGCCTTCCGCGCCGCCTTCGCCCGGCTGATCGGCTGCGCCCCCGGCGACATCGCCGGCGAAGGGCGGCTGCTGGCCGACTGGATCGGCACGCCGCTCGGCGACATGATCGCCATTTCCAGCCCCACCCATCTGCACCTGCTCGAATTCGTCGAGCGGCGCGGCCTGCCGGCCGAGATCGCCCGGCTGCGCCAGGGCGTGAAGGGCGCGCTCGGCATTGGCAGCACGGCGCCGACCGAGCAAATCCGCGCCGAGCTCGGCGCCTACTTCGCCGGGCGCTCGGCGGATTTCGCGACGCCCGTCGCGCTCGACGGCAGCGCCTTCACCCGCGCCGTCTGGGCGGAGCTGCGGCGCATCCCGGCGGGGGAGAGCGTGAGCTATGCCGAGATCGCCCGCCGCATCGGCACGCCCGCGGCCATTCGCGCGGTGGCGCGGGCGAACGGCGCCAACCAGCTGGCCCTCATCATCCCCTGCCACCGCGTCATCGGCGCGGATGGCGCGCTCACCGGCTATGGCGGCGGCCTCTGGCGCAAGCAGCGCCTGCTGGAGATCGAGGCGCAGTACCGCGTGCGGCCGCAGCGGACGGGGTGA
- the phoB gene encoding phosphate regulon transcriptional regulator PhoB, whose product MPTNILIVEDEEPLTLLLRYNLESEGYAVDSVGRGDEAETRLRESVPDLLILDWMLPGLSGIELCRRLRARPETERMPVLMLTARGEETERVRGLATGADDYVVKPFSVPELVARVRALLRRAKPEHVSTLLRAGDIELDRETKRVHRAGRELHLGPTEFRLLEFLMQSPGRVYSREQLLDGVWGQDVYIDERTVDVHVGRLRKALNRPRQPDPIRTVRGSGYSFNEMFARAH is encoded by the coding sequence ATGCCCACCAATATTCTGATCGTGGAGGATGAGGAGCCCCTCACCCTCCTGCTGCGCTACAACCTCGAATCCGAAGGCTATGCCGTCGACAGCGTGGGGCGCGGCGACGAGGCGGAGACCCGGCTGCGCGAGAGCGTGCCGGACCTCCTGATCCTCGACTGGATGCTGCCGGGCCTCTCCGGCATCGAGCTGTGCCGGCGCCTGCGGGCCCGGCCGGAGACCGAGCGCATGCCCGTTCTCATGCTCACCGCCCGCGGCGAGGAGACCGAGCGGGTGCGCGGCCTCGCCACCGGCGCCGACGACTATGTGGTGAAGCCCTTCTCGGTGCCCGAGCTGGTCGCCCGCGTGCGGGCCCTGCTGCGCCGGGCCAAGCCCGAGCATGTCTCGACGCTCTTGCGCGCCGGCGACATCGAGCTCGACCGCGAGACCAAGCGCGTCCACCGCGCCGGGCGCGAGCTGCATCTCGGCCCGACCGAATTCCGGCTGCTCGAATTCCTCATGCAGTCGCCCGGCCGGGTCTATTCGCGCGAGCAACTGCTCGATGGCGTGTGGGGCCAGGACGTCTATATCGACGAGCGCACGGTCGACGTGCATGTCGGCCGCCTGCGCAAGGCGCTCAATCGCCCGCGCCAGCCGGACCCCATCCGCACCGTGCGCGGCTCGGGCTACTCGTTCAACGAGATGTTCGCCCGCGCCCATTGA